The Saprospiraceae bacterium genome includes a window with the following:
- a CDS encoding (Fe-S)-binding protein, with protein MVIQQAIFILLTIGTFYIAIRQFARIYKNIMFGKSTTISGNPIERLKNVFLVAFGQKKMFKNPLPAILHLFIYVAFLFTQIELIEIFIDGIFGVHRFFAPHLGIFYSVILNSIEILSFLALVATFIFLYRRNLLKIPRFVKSELNGWPKLDANIILLAEIVLVTGIFTMNGADTLLQKLDPTHYPATGTLAISSWLGPALFGGFDQSGLVVIERIGWWLHLIVVFGFIVYLPYSKHLHIFLAFPNVYFAKLTSRGKMENMPEIMNEVKSMLGLESDAASDNGGELPEFGAKDVHDLSWKNILDAYSCTECGRCTAVCPANLTGKKLSPRKILMDIRDRATEIGKNLDSGDSKFQKNPEEPMSISNYQDGKSLFDYISREEIHACTTCNACVEACPVMIDPLEPILKMRRYEILTESAGPADWTPMFTAMENGGCVWQIPVEREAWREEV; from the coding sequence ATGGTAATTCAACAGGCTATTTTTATTTTGTTAACGATCGGAACTTTTTACATCGCTATCCGACAGTTTGCCCGTATCTATAAAAATATAATGTTCGGCAAAAGTACAACCATTAGCGGAAATCCAATTGAAAGATTGAAAAATGTTTTTTTGGTAGCCTTCGGACAGAAAAAAATGTTTAAAAATCCTTTGCCGGCCATATTGCACCTTTTTATTTATGTTGCCTTTCTTTTTACGCAAATCGAATTGATTGAAATATTTATTGATGGCATTTTCGGTGTTCATCGCTTTTTTGCTCCTCACCTGGGCATATTTTACAGTGTTATTCTAAATAGCATTGAGATACTTTCCTTTTTGGCACTTGTAGCAACTTTCATTTTTCTTTACAGACGAAATCTGTTAAAAATTCCGCGATTTGTGAAGTCAGAACTGAATGGATGGCCAAAGCTCGATGCAAATATTATTCTTTTGGCAGAGATTGTATTGGTGACAGGTATTTTTACGATGAATGGTGCAGATACACTTTTACAGAAACTTGACCCGACGCATTATCCGGCAACCGGTACTTTGGCTATCAGTTCTTGGCTCGGACCGGCATTATTCGGAGGATTTGATCAGTCCGGACTTGTTGTCATCGAAAGGATAGGGTGGTGGCTGCATTTGATCGTGGTTTTCGGTTTTATTGTTTACCTGCCATATTCCAAACATCTTCATATTTTTCTTGCATTCCCCAATGTTTATTTTGCAAAACTCACCAGCAGAGGGAAAATGGAAAACATGCCGGAGATTATGAACGAAGTAAAATCTATGCTGGGTCTGGAATCAGATGCAGCAAGTGATAACGGTGGTGAATTGCCAGAATTTGGGGCCAAAGATGTACATGACCTCAGCTGGAAAAATATATTGGATGCATACTCCTGTACGGAGTGCGGACGATGCACGGCGGTATGCCCGGCCAATCTGACAGGCAAAAAGTTGTCTCCACGTAAAATTTTAATGGATATCCGGGACAGAGCTACTGAAATTGGAAAAAATCTGGATTCAGGGGATTCCAAATTCCAGAAAAATCCGGAAGAACCTATGTCAATTTCCAATTACCAGGATGGAAAATCACTGTTTGATTATATCAGCAGAGAAGAGATACATGCCTGCACTACGTGTAATGCGTGTGTAGAAGCATGTCCGGTCATGATCGACCCACTAGAGCCGATCCTAAAAATGCGTCGGTATGAAATATTGACAGAGTCCGCAGGGCCAGCCGATTGGACACCGATGTTTACAGCGATGGAAAATGGGGGATGTGTATGGCAGATACCGGTGGAAAGGGAAGCTTGGAGGGAAGAAGTGTAA
- a CDS encoding Fic family protein, with protein MTHKFDIINILKMELDTLQFSDNDLRRLEEKFRLEFSYNSNHLEGNTITYLDTKALLLKDIVANSYTFRELEEMKAHDAAFTLIKEWAVDQDRDISQVEIKELNKLILVKDFWKDAQTPDGQTVRRMIKVGEYKEMPNSVRLANGEIFHYAEPFEVPVKMQELMDWYNHEKTGLHPVTLSTIFHHKFVLIHPFDDGNGRISRLMMNYILLRFSYPPIVIKSVDKTKYLNALRLADAGNFEAFIDFIADQVIWSLELSIKAAKGENIEEPNDWEKELSILAKSEDTIPERKTLDTTILRFKDSFFPLFRAIKEKAELMVSQLFEELQFKVILDNRGLSAYLINEQINFDNLKTNVLQEQRDQLLSFKPSLLRYKKSGVNIFDINIGVNIQLRSYEYEIRFNGNKSLKLKKLFTEVLFDQEIETIVNEWGKLVVDEIKVNLNKK; from the coding sequence ATGACGCACAAATTTGATATAATTAACATTCTAAAAATGGAATTGGATACACTTCAATTCTCTGACAATGATCTGAGAAGATTGGAAGAGAAGTTCCGTTTAGAATTTAGTTATAACTCAAATCATTTGGAGGGGAATACCATCACTTATCTGGATACCAAAGCTCTTTTGCTAAAGGATATTGTAGCCAATAGCTATACATTCAGGGAATTGGAAGAGATGAAAGCACATGATGCAGCCTTCACTTTGATAAAAGAATGGGCTGTTGATCAAGATCGGGACATTAGCCAGGTAGAAATTAAGGAATTAAACAAACTCATACTTGTAAAAGACTTTTGGAAAGATGCACAAACACCTGATGGTCAAACTGTCAGGAGAATGATTAAGGTAGGAGAATACAAAGAAATGCCCAACTCTGTTCGACTGGCCAATGGTGAAATTTTTCATTATGCTGAACCATTTGAAGTTCCTGTCAAAATGCAAGAGCTAATGGATTGGTATAATCATGAAAAAACTGGTTTACATCCCGTAACATTGTCAACCATATTTCATCACAAGTTTGTGCTGATACATCCATTTGACGATGGGAATGGCAGGATATCAAGGCTTATGATGAATTATATTTTACTTAGATTTAGCTATCCACCTATTGTCATAAAATCTGTGGACAAAACCAAATACCTGAATGCATTACGATTGGCCGATGCAGGAAATTTTGAAGCATTTATAGATTTTATTGCTGATCAGGTAATATGGAGTCTCGAATTATCCATCAAAGCGGCTAAAGGCGAAAATATAGAAGAACCAAATGATTGGGAAAAAGAACTAAGTATTTTGGCCAAATCGGAAGATACTATTCCGGAAAGGAAAACTTTGGACACCACGATTTTAAGATTTAAAGATAGTTTTTTTCCATTATTTAGAGCCATTAAAGAAAAGGCAGAACTTATGGTTTCTCAATTATTTGAAGAACTTCAATTCAAAGTAATTCTTGATAATCGCGGATTATCCGCATATCTTATAAATGAGCAAATCAATTTTGACAATTTGAAAACAAATGTACTTCAAGAACAACGAGATCAATTATTGAGTTTCAAACCTTCATTACTTAGATACAAAAAAAGTGGTGTGAATATTTTTGATATAAATATAGGGGTAAACATTCAACTTAGGAGTTATGAATATGAAATCAGATTTAATGGAAATAAATCATTAAAATTAAAGAAACTTTTTACTGAAGTACTTTTTGATCAGGAAATCGAAACCATAGTAAATGAATGGGGCAAACTGGTAGTCGATGAAATTAAAGTGAATTTAAATAAAAAATAA
- a CDS encoding (Fe-S)-binding protein — MNVKTMAEATASGTDVEILFWVGCAGSFDARAQRVTKAMSNLLNKAGINFAILGNEEMCTGDPARRAGNEFIFQMLAIQNIQVLNMYAVKRIVTACPHCFNTLKNEYPDLGGHYDVIHHTQFLQELLNSGKLKVEGGAFKGKKITYHDSCYMGRVNNVYEAPRQLLEALEADLVEMKRCKTTGLCCGAGGAQMFKEDEPGDKRINVERAEEAIATQADIVAANCPFCITMITDGMKAKDKQDDIMVLDISEMIVQAQKG; from the coding sequence ATGAACGTAAAAACAATGGCAGAAGCCACAGCATCAGGAACAGACGTCGAAATCCTTTTTTGGGTGGGATGTGCCGGCAGTTTTGATGCAAGGGCTCAGAGAGTTACCAAAGCAATGTCAAACCTTCTTAATAAAGCAGGTATTAATTTTGCGATTTTGGGAAATGAAGAAATGTGTACCGGCGATCCGGCACGCAGAGCCGGAAATGAGTTTATTTTTCAGATGCTGGCTATTCAGAATATTCAGGTTTTAAACATGTATGCTGTCAAAAGAATTGTAACCGCATGTCCGCATTGCTTCAATACTTTGAAAAATGAATACCCTGATCTTGGCGGTCATTATGATGTCATCCATCACACACAGTTTTTGCAGGAACTGTTAAATTCCGGCAAGCTGAAGGTCGAAGGCGGCGCATTCAAAGGGAAAAAAATAACCTATCACGACTCATGTTACATGGGCAGAGTGAATAATGTATATGAAGCTCCCCGACAATTGCTGGAAGCACTTGAAGCGGATTTGGTAGAAATGAAGCGATGCAAGACAACAGGACTTTGTTGTGGAGCCGGTGGTGCACAGATGTTTAAAGAAGACGAACCTGGAGACAAAAGAATCAATGTAGAACGTGCCGAAGAAGCAATTGCAACACAGGCGGATATTGTGGCAGCCAATTGTCCTTTTTGTATCACGATGATTACAGACGGCATGAAAGCCAAAGACAAACAGGACGACATAATGGTTCTGGACATTTCAGAGATGATTGTACAAGCCCAAAAAGGGTAG
- a CDS encoding DNA primase, with protein MITNKSIQEVINAARVEDVIGDFMNLRRRGVNLIGNCPFHDEKTPSFTVSPTKNIYKCFGCGKGGDSVRFIMDHENLSFPEAIRFIASKYKIELEETEQTVQEKENKQISDSLYIVNEFAAKYYSDVLFNREEGKAIGLSYFKERGFREATITKFGLGYATDERDAFTKKAVEKKYNIDYLHTLGLTTKSDLDFFRSRVIFPIHNISGKIVAFAGRTLSADKKIPKYINSPESEIYNKRSVLYGLYFAKDSIRKEDECILVEGYTDVITLHQGNVQNVVASSGTSLTNDQIRLIKRYTPNIKIIYDGDPAGIKAALRGLDMVLESDMNVKLVLLPDGEDPDSFLAKNGTELFKTYLKENEQDFVFFKTKLLLKETGNDPIKKTLVLKDIVQSIAKIPDPIKRTLYVKECSTMMDVSESILINETNKIIKEDIRKKKMDSDRERMQQIPDESDWINEKPKPYPEGIQQELIQNDGFQEREIASILVNFGDKWYDEPSGVIVADFILEHIYELVEKFDIPLYKTILEESKKLRDQSLSVKADYFTQHTEETVRNFAIEALSTPYTYADWDKKFIILQTQKMPDENYQRQSYKAILRLKLRKAKKIIAEIKLTIDNATDDEKNSDDYLLNLKVLQEVVRQRNQLASELGTVTLT; from the coding sequence ATGATTACAAATAAATCCATACAGGAAGTCATCAATGCCGCAAGAGTGGAAGATGTGATCGGAGACTTTATGAATCTTCGCAGAAGAGGTGTGAACCTGATTGGAAATTGTCCTTTTCATGACGAAAAAACGCCATCTTTTACTGTGTCTCCCACTAAAAATATCTACAAGTGTTTTGGTTGCGGCAAAGGGGGCGACTCTGTGCGGTTTATTATGGATCATGAAAATCTCAGTTTTCCGGAAGCTATCCGTTTTATCGCTTCTAAGTATAAAATCGAACTGGAAGAAACGGAGCAGACAGTGCAGGAAAAAGAGAATAAGCAGATTTCTGATTCTCTCTACATTGTCAATGAATTTGCAGCGAAATATTACTCAGATGTTCTGTTTAACCGTGAAGAAGGAAAAGCTATCGGTCTGAGCTATTTTAAAGAGCGTGGTTTCAGAGAAGCCACCATTACAAAATTTGGCTTGGGTTATGCAACAGATGAACGGGATGCATTCACCAAAAAGGCGGTAGAAAAAAAATATAATATTGATTACCTGCATACGCTTGGACTGACGACCAAATCAGATCTGGATTTCTTCAGAAGCCGGGTTATATTTCCGATTCACAATATCAGTGGAAAAATTGTAGCGTTTGCCGGAAGGACGCTTTCAGCAGATAAAAAAATTCCGAAATACATCAATTCGCCGGAATCTGAGATTTATAATAAAAGGAGTGTTCTTTATGGTCTCTATTTTGCCAAAGACAGTATCCGAAAAGAAGATGAATGTATCCTGGTAGAAGGTTACACAGATGTGATCACGCTGCATCAGGGCAATGTGCAAAACGTCGTTGCATCATCGGGCACTTCTCTGACAAATGATCAGATCAGACTGATCAAAAGATATACGCCCAATATCAAAATCATTTATGATGGTGATCCTGCCGGTATCAAAGCAGCTCTGAGAGGGCTCGACATGGTATTGGAATCCGACATGAATGTTAAATTGGTTCTCCTGCCGGATGGTGAAGATCCTGATTCTTTTCTCGCTAAAAACGGAACGGAATTATTCAAAACTTACCTTAAAGAAAACGAACAGGATTTTGTTTTTTTTAAAACCAAATTGCTGCTGAAAGAAACGGGTAATGACCCTATCAAAAAAACCCTGGTACTCAAAGATATTGTCCAGTCTATTGCCAAAATCCCTGACCCTATCAAACGAACGCTGTACGTAAAAGAGTGCAGCACCATGATGGACGTCAGCGAAAGTATCCTGATCAATGAGACCAACAAAATTATAAAGGAAGACATAAGGAAAAAAAAGATGGATTCTGACCGGGAAAGAATGCAGCAAATTCCCGATGAAAGTGATTGGATCAATGAAAAACCAAAACCTTATCCGGAAGGTATACAGCAGGAACTGATCCAGAATGACGGTTTTCAGGAAAGAGAAATTGCTTCCATTCTGGTTAATTTCGGGGATAAATGGTACGATGAGCCTTCCGGTGTAATAGTGGCGGATTTTATATTAGAGCACATCTATGAGCTGGTTGAAAAATTTGATATTCCTTTATATAAAACAATATTGGAAGAGTCAAAAAAACTAAGGGATCAGTCTCTTTCAGTTAAGGCGGATTATTTTACACAACATACGGAAGAAACAGTTCGGAATTTTGCTATCGAAGCATTATCTACACCCTACACGTATGCTGATTGGGATAAGAAGTTTATTATTCTACAGACTCAAAAAATGCCTGACGAAAACTATCAGCGGCAAAGTTATAAAGCTATACTCCGGCTGAAGCTCAGAAAAGCTAAAAAAATCATTGCTGAGATTAAACTTACGATTGATAATGCCACGGATGATGAAAAAAACTCAGACGACTATTTGTTGAACCTTAAAGTTCTGCAGGAGGTAGTACGACAAAGAAATCAACTGGCTTCTGAATTGGGTACGGTAACTTTGACATGA
- the dapB gene encoding 4-hydroxy-tetrahydrodipicolinate reductase, translating to MNIALIGYGKMGRIIEDIATKRGHSITTRISSTNILDLKPSVLQSADMAIEFSRPEAAVENIKACILAGLPVVSGTTGWVSKKPEVDKFCLDFGGSFLYASNFSIGVNILFEINQKLAKLMNKYEVYDVDIHEIHHTEKLDAPSGTAITLANEIIRQLERKKVWTISPVERNSRSLHISSERTDPAPGTHIVTYRSEVDDIEIKHTAHTRTGFATGAVIAAEWLKGKTGVFSMKDLLEF from the coding sequence ATGAACATAGCACTCATTGGATACGGCAAAATGGGGCGTATCATCGAAGATATTGCCACCAAACGGGGTCACAGCATTACCACCCGGATTTCCAGTACCAATATTCTGGATCTCAAGCCTTCTGTTCTTCAGTCTGCGGACATGGCTATTGAATTCTCCCGACCGGAAGCAGCCGTTGAAAATATAAAAGCCTGTATTCTGGCGGGTTTGCCGGTGGTGAGCGGTACGACAGGTTGGGTTTCCAAAAAGCCGGAAGTAGATAAATTTTGTCTGGATTTTGGAGGGTCTTTTTTATACGCATCCAATTTTAGTATTGGTGTTAATATTCTTTTTGAAATCAATCAGAAACTGGCAAAACTAATGAATAAATATGAAGTATATGACGTGGATATTCATGAAATACACCACACTGAAAAATTAGATGCCCCGAGCGGTACTGCCATCACTCTTGCAAATGAAATCATCCGGCAGTTAGAACGTAAAAAAGTATGGACCATTTCACCGGTAGAGAGAAATTCGAGAAGTCTTCATATTTCATCAGAACGTACGGACCCGGCACCCGGAACACATATCGTAACTTATCGGTCTGAAGTGGATGACATAGAAATAAAACATACTGCGCATACCAGAACTGGGTTTGCAACCGGAGCCGTCATTGCAGCAGAATGGCTGAAAGGAAAAACAGGTGTATTCAGTATGAAAGATCTGCTGGAATTCTAA